A section of the Girardinichthys multiradiatus isolate DD_20200921_A chromosome 5, DD_fGirMul_XY1, whole genome shotgun sequence genome encodes:
- the LOC124868120 gene encoding tetratricopeptide repeat protein 39B-like isoform X1 — translation MEMNNDAFKEVEMSEKEIPFELDLETALEECNAALHLFLNNRFADALSSLETRRSHSMYHAMGYSSILLMQAAMTFDPKDMDVAMTSLKETLHTCQRFRRKSGILKSLANFWYGQSVDNLSEEEMHAELCYAEVLMQKAALTFLDESIIGFIKGGMGMRNSYLIYKNCQAMENATEEAEKEKSTHIHFRGGVNMGIGSFNLILSMLPSRVLRLMEFLGFSGDRELGLSQLREGAASNSLRSILSTLTLLMFHLYMSVILGTGEGNLPEAEALLKPYAEKFPNGALMLFYAARIAVLKGNFTFAQEKFVACIATQEEWRQIHHLCYWELMWAYSFEQNWIEAYRYANLLCKENKWSQATYVFQKAAILSMLPEEEVTKLGENVVALFRQVDGLRLRIAGKSIPTEKFAAKKAQRYSSPNPLKLVVPALEMMYVWNGFTVVGKRPELTEAILSTLENAEQQLRNDLAPSEYHMDDLCVVQMLKGLCLTQLGHQIQAEICFNFVIFHEKDIKHDTYLVPFSMYELGLLHKLKGDIKMAITVIENAKMNYREYSMESRLHFRIHAALNTMGSFEAKLPPSRTPA, via the exons CCCATTTGAACTGGATTTGGAGACGGCGCTGGAGGAATGTAACGCTGCCCTCCATCTGTTTCTgaacaacaggtttgcagatgCTTTGTCTTCATTAGAAACACG gAGGAGTCACAGCATGTATCATGctatgggctacagcagcatcTTACTGATGCAGGCTGCCATGACCTTTGACCCCAAGGACATGGATGTTGCCATGACGTCATTGAAGGAAACTCTGCACACCTGCCAGAG ATTTCGAAGAAAAAGTGGAATATTAAAGAGTTTGGCCAACTTTTGGTATGGACAATCTGTTGACAATTTGTCCGAAG AAGAGATGCATGCAGAGCTATGCTACGCCGAGGTCCTGATGCAGAAGGCAGCACTAACATTCCTGGATGAAAGCATAATCGGCTTTATCAAAGGAGGCATGGGAATGAGGAACAGTTATCTGATTTATAA GAATTGCCAGGCCATGGAAAATGCTACAGAAGAGGCAGAAAAAGAGAAGAGCACACACATTCATTTTCGAGGTGGCGTCAACATGGGCATCGGATCATTCAATTTG ATACTGTCCATGCTTCCGTCCAGAGTCCTCAGACTCATGGAGTTTCTGGGCTTCTCTGGAGACAGG GAACTGGGTCTGTCACAGCTGAGAGAGGGGGCAGCAAGCAACAGCCTCCGTTCCATCCTCAGCACCTTGACTCTGCTCATGTTTCACCTCTACATGAGTGTGATACTTG GTACTGGTGAAGGAAACCTTCCTGAGGCTGAAGCGCTGCTAAAACCATATGCTGAAAAGTTCCCTAAC GGAGCCCTGATGCTCTTCTACGCTGCCAGAATCGCTGTACTTAAAGGGAACTTCACATTT GCTCAGGAGAAGTTCGTAGCATGTATAGCAACACAGGAAGAGTGGCGTCAGATTCACCACCTGTGTTACTGGGAGCTGATGTGGGCATACTCCTTTGAGCAAAACTGGATCGAGGCGTATCGATATGCCAACCTGCTCTGCAAGGAGAACAAGTGGTCCCAG GCCACATATGTATTTCAGAAAGCTGCCATCTTAAGCATGCTTCCAGAGGAAGAAGTAACAAAGCTGGGAGAAAATGTAGTGGCACTATTCAG GCAGGTGGATGGCCTCAGATTAAGAATAGCAGGAAAATCAATTCCCACCGAGAAGTTTGCTGCAAAGAAGGCCCAGAGATACTCCTCCCCGAACCCTCTGAAGCTTGTGGTGCCTGCTTTG GAAATGATGTATGTGTGGAACGGCTTCACAGTAGTCGGCAAAAGGCCAGAGCTGACTGAGGCCATCTTGTCGACTCTGGAGAATGCAGAACAGCAGCTCAGGAATGATTTAG CTCCCTCAGAGTACCACATGGATGACCTGTGTGTCGTGCAGATGCTGAAGGGCCTGTGTTTAACGCAGCTGGGACACCAGATTCAGGCTGAGATTTGCTTCAATTTTGTCATTTTCCA CGAAAAAGACATCAAGCATGACACCTACCTGGTACCATTTTCCATGTATGAGCTGGGTTTACTGCACAAGCTGAAAGGTGACATCAAAATGGCCATCACTGTAATTGAAAATGCAAA GATGAACTACAGAGAGTACAGCATGGAGTCCAGACTGCACTTCCGCATCCATGCAGCTCTCAACACCATGGGTTCATTTGAAGCCAAACTTCCTCCTTCACGTACCCCAGCTTGA
- the LOC124868120 gene encoding tetratricopeptide repeat protein 39B-like isoform X2: protein MEMNNDAFKEVEMSEKEIPFELDLETALEECNAALHLFLNNRRSHSMYHAMGYSSILLMQAAMTFDPKDMDVAMTSLKETLHTCQRFRRKSGILKSLANFWYGQSVDNLSEEEMHAELCYAEVLMQKAALTFLDESIIGFIKGGMGMRNSYLIYKNCQAMENATEEAEKEKSTHIHFRGGVNMGIGSFNLILSMLPSRVLRLMEFLGFSGDRELGLSQLREGAASNSLRSILSTLTLLMFHLYMSVILGTGEGNLPEAEALLKPYAEKFPNGALMLFYAARIAVLKGNFTFAQEKFVACIATQEEWRQIHHLCYWELMWAYSFEQNWIEAYRYANLLCKENKWSQATYVFQKAAILSMLPEEEVTKLGENVVALFRQVDGLRLRIAGKSIPTEKFAAKKAQRYSSPNPLKLVVPALEMMYVWNGFTVVGKRPELTEAILSTLENAEQQLRNDLAPSEYHMDDLCVVQMLKGLCLTQLGHQIQAEICFNFVIFHEKDIKHDTYLVPFSMYELGLLHKLKGDIKMAITVIENAKMNYREYSMESRLHFRIHAALNTMGSFEAKLPPSRTPA from the exons CCCATTTGAACTGGATTTGGAGACGGCGCTGGAGGAATGTAACGCTGCCCTCCATCTGTTTCTgaacaacag gAGGAGTCACAGCATGTATCATGctatgggctacagcagcatcTTACTGATGCAGGCTGCCATGACCTTTGACCCCAAGGACATGGATGTTGCCATGACGTCATTGAAGGAAACTCTGCACACCTGCCAGAG ATTTCGAAGAAAAAGTGGAATATTAAAGAGTTTGGCCAACTTTTGGTATGGACAATCTGTTGACAATTTGTCCGAAG AAGAGATGCATGCAGAGCTATGCTACGCCGAGGTCCTGATGCAGAAGGCAGCACTAACATTCCTGGATGAAAGCATAATCGGCTTTATCAAAGGAGGCATGGGAATGAGGAACAGTTATCTGATTTATAA GAATTGCCAGGCCATGGAAAATGCTACAGAAGAGGCAGAAAAAGAGAAGAGCACACACATTCATTTTCGAGGTGGCGTCAACATGGGCATCGGATCATTCAATTTG ATACTGTCCATGCTTCCGTCCAGAGTCCTCAGACTCATGGAGTTTCTGGGCTTCTCTGGAGACAGG GAACTGGGTCTGTCACAGCTGAGAGAGGGGGCAGCAAGCAACAGCCTCCGTTCCATCCTCAGCACCTTGACTCTGCTCATGTTTCACCTCTACATGAGTGTGATACTTG GTACTGGTGAAGGAAACCTTCCTGAGGCTGAAGCGCTGCTAAAACCATATGCTGAAAAGTTCCCTAAC GGAGCCCTGATGCTCTTCTACGCTGCCAGAATCGCTGTACTTAAAGGGAACTTCACATTT GCTCAGGAGAAGTTCGTAGCATGTATAGCAACACAGGAAGAGTGGCGTCAGATTCACCACCTGTGTTACTGGGAGCTGATGTGGGCATACTCCTTTGAGCAAAACTGGATCGAGGCGTATCGATATGCCAACCTGCTCTGCAAGGAGAACAAGTGGTCCCAG GCCACATATGTATTTCAGAAAGCTGCCATCTTAAGCATGCTTCCAGAGGAAGAAGTAACAAAGCTGGGAGAAAATGTAGTGGCACTATTCAG GCAGGTGGATGGCCTCAGATTAAGAATAGCAGGAAAATCAATTCCCACCGAGAAGTTTGCTGCAAAGAAGGCCCAGAGATACTCCTCCCCGAACCCTCTGAAGCTTGTGGTGCCTGCTTTG GAAATGATGTATGTGTGGAACGGCTTCACAGTAGTCGGCAAAAGGCCAGAGCTGACTGAGGCCATCTTGTCGACTCTGGAGAATGCAGAACAGCAGCTCAGGAATGATTTAG CTCCCTCAGAGTACCACATGGATGACCTGTGTGTCGTGCAGATGCTGAAGGGCCTGTGTTTAACGCAGCTGGGACACCAGATTCAGGCTGAGATTTGCTTCAATTTTGTCATTTTCCA CGAAAAAGACATCAAGCATGACACCTACCTGGTACCATTTTCCATGTATGAGCTGGGTTTACTGCACAAGCTGAAAGGTGACATCAAAATGGCCATCACTGTAATTGAAAATGCAAA GATGAACTACAGAGAGTACAGCATGGAGTCCAGACTGCACTTCCGCATCCATGCAGCTCTCAACACCATGGGTTCATTTGAAGCCAAACTTCCTCCTTCACGTACCCCAGCTTGA
- the dnajb14 gene encoding dnaJ homolog subfamily B member 14, with the protein MEGNRDEAEKCINIATKVLEAGDKEKALKFLYKAEKLYPTDRAKALLNALTKNGSSAGNGAYRRRPKDHSETAGSQPGGEHQESAGGDSKSFTDEQVEGVKRIKRCKDYYEVLGVNKEAGDKELKKAYRMLALKFHPDKNHTPGATEAFKKIGNAYAVLSNPAKRQQYDLTGGEEPSSPSQSHGGGFDFHRGFEADITPEDLFNMFFGGGFPSSSTHTFTNGRTSYSHHTDYRQERTEERGDGGFSMFIQLMPIVVLILVSILSQLMVSPPPYSLYSRPSTGQTVKRQTENLRVDYYVTRDFKSEFKGLALQQIEKNVEEDYVTNVRNNCWKERQTKTDLLYAAKVYRDDRMRKKAELMTMENCKELDRLNNLFRGG; encoded by the exons atggAAGGGAACAGAGACGAAGCAGAAAAATGTATCAACATCGCCACGAAAGTGCTGGAAGCAGGAGACAAGGAGAAGGCCTTGAAGTTTCTCTACAAAGCGGAGAAGCTGTACCCGACCGACAGAGCTAAAG ccTTGTTGAACGCGTTAACGAAGAATGGAAGCTCAGCAGGCAACGGCGCGTATCGCAGGCGGCCCAAAGACCACTCAGAAACAGCGGGTTCCCAGCCAGGAGGAGAGCATCAGGAATCTGCAGGAGGCGACTCTAAAAGCTTCACAGATGAGCAGGTGGAAGGGGTTAAAAG AATAAAGCGGTGTAAGGATTATTATGAGGTTCTTGGTGTGAACAAAGAAGCTGGAGATAAAGAGCTGAAAAAAGCCTACAGGATGCTCGCTCTGAAGTTCCATCCAGACAAGAACCACACCCCTGGAGCAACAGAGGCCTTCAAAA AGATTGGGAATGCTTATGCAGTTCTGAGCAATCCAGCAAAGCGACAGCAGTACGACCTGACGGGCGGGGAGGAGCCGAGCAGCCCGAGCCAATCCCACGGAGGAGGCTTTGACTTCCACAGAGGCTTCGAAGCCGACATCACGCCTGAAGACCTCTTCAACATGTTCTTCGGGGGCGGCTTCCCCTCCT CCAGCACCCACACATTCACCAATGGCAGGACAAGCTACAGCCATCACACGGATTACCGACAGGAGAGGACAGAGGAGCGAGGCGAT GGGGGCTTTTCAATGTTCATCCAGCTGATGCCCATCGTGGTCCTGATCTTGGTGTCAATACTGAGCCAGTTGATGGTGTCCCCCCCTCCATACAGCCTCTACTCCAGACC GTCCACAGGTCAGACAGTAAAGAGACAGACGGAGAACCTGCGTGTCGATTACTACGTCACCCGAGACTTCAAATCAGAGTTTAAGGGCTTGGCTCTGCAGCAAATTGAGAAAAATGTAGAAGAGGACTACGTAACTAATGTCAGGAATAActgctggaaggagagacagacAA AAACAGACCTGCTTTATGCTGCAAAGGTTTACAGAGACGACCGTATGCGGAAGAAGGCCGAGCTCATGACCATGGAAAACTGCAAGGAGCTGGACAGACTAAATAACTTATTCAGAGGCGGATGA
- the pla2g12a gene encoding group XIIA secretory phospholipase A2 produces the protein MYRETLLCGSYVQVVLLGLFCCSCGLVPDVSACKQEPETPDWRMTLRTIRNGIHKIDTYLNVALDLFGGYDGLCRYRCSDGYKPMPRPGYRHPPPNGCGSPLFGFQFDLGIPSMTKCCNQHDRCYDTCGREKHDCDEQFQDCLETICRNVQRTLGLAQSVQACESAVTLLFDAVMHLGCKPYLDSQREACVCQYEVKKEL, from the exons ATGTATCGAGAAACGCTTCTCTGCGGCAGCTACGTTCAGGTTGTTCTGCTCGGGTTGTTCTGCTGCAGTTGTGGGCTGGTCCCAGATGTTTCTGCCTGTAAACAAGAACCGGAGACCCCGGACTGGAGGATGACTCTGAGAACCATCCGGAACGGGATTCACAAAATCGACACGTACCTGAACGTAGCACTGGACCTGTTCGGTGGATATGACGGACTCTGTCGTTACAGATGCAGTGATG GATACAAGCCGATGCCTCGTCCCGGCTACAGGCATCCCCCACCCAATGGATGTGGTTCCCCGCTTTTTGGATTTCAG TTTGATTTGGGAATCCCCTCCATGACCAAATGCTGCAACCAGCACGACCGCTGCTATGACACCTGTGGTCGAGAGAAGCATGACTGCGATGAGCAGTTCCAGGACTGTCTGGAGACCATTTGCAGGAATGTGCAAAGGACTCTTGGATTGGCCCAGAGTGTCCAAG CATGTGAGTCTGCAGTGACCCTCCTGTTCGATGCCGTCATGCACCTGGGCTGCAAGCCGTACCTGGACAGTCAGCGGGAGGCCTGTGTGTGTCAGTATGAGGTGAAGAAGGAGCTGTGA